Part of the Bradyrhizobium diazoefficiens genome, ATCATCAAAGCTCTTGATGGGAGATTTTTCGGGTACAAGAATCGCAAGCCCCTCCCCGGTTTGTCTGATCGCCGCAATCGCCTTGACCGGTACGCCTGCCGCCGCAGCGAAGGTGAAGGGCGCGTCGCCCACAAGCCCCGTCTCGATTGCGCCGGCGCTGAGCGCCTCCAGCAGTGGCGCTGCCGCTGCGAATTCCTTCCACTCGATCCTATAGGGCACGTCCTTCAGGACGCCTGCCGCTTCCATCACGGCCTGCGCATTGCCCTTCTGGTCGCCGACGCGCAGGATGGTTTGCGCTTGCCCGGCCTCGTTACCAAGGAGCAGCAGCGCGCCGGCCAGCATCAGCCTGATCATTCCGCAGCCCCCCCTCGTGCAAGCTGCCGCTTGGAGATAAGCTCGCGGGTTAGCGGAATCAGCTCGCGGCCGTACTCGAGGGCGTCGATCAGGGGATCGAAGCCGCGGATCAGGAAATGGCTGATTCCGAGGTCGTAATAATCGCCGAAGACCTCGGCGACCTGCTCCGGCGTGCCAACCAGCGCCGTGCTGTTGCTGTTGGCCCCAGTGAGTTTTGCGATCTCGGTCCACAATCGCTTGTCGATCCGGCTGCCCTGATCGGCCAGCGATAGAAGACGGCGCGCGCCGGCCGTGGCGTGGCCGTCGGATGGCTTGCGGTGGCCGGTCTTGTCCTGCAGCGCGGTGGCGCGCGCCAAGATCGCCTCCGCTTTTTCCCAGGCCTGCTTTTCCGTTGGCGCGATGATCGGCCGCACCGACAGGCTGAAGCGCGGGGTCGCGCGGCCTTGCCTGACCGCGGCATTGCGAACGCGCGATGTGACATCGCGCACCTGGGCGTAGGACTCGCCCCAAAGCGCAAAGGTGTCGGCGTGCTTGCCGGCCACATCGATCGCGGCATCCGAGGCGCCGCCGAAATAGACGCGTATTCCTTCCGGACGATACGGCCTGACCTGCGAGAAGCCGTTCTCGACCTGGTAGTATCTGCCTTTGTATGTGAACGGCTTGTCGCTGGTCCATTCCAACCGCACGACGTCGAGGAATTCGCTTGTCCGGGCATAGCGCTCGTCCTTGTCATCGAGCGTATTGCCGTCCTGGCGCAGCTCCGTCGCATTGCCGCCGGTGATCACGTGCAGCGCAACGCGACCGCGCGAGAACTGGTCGAGAACCGCAAACTGCCGCGCCAGCAGGGTCGGCGCGGTGAAGCCGGGACGTTGCGCGATCAGCACATTGAGCCGTTCGGTCACTCCCAGCACATGCTGGGCGACCTGCAGGCTGTCGGGCGTCGTCGAGTGAAACGCCAGGAGTGCCCGGTCGAAGCCGGCGTTTTCGTGCGCTTTCGCCACCGCTTCGATATGGGTCGGATTTAGGACCGGTCCTTCGCGGACAATGGTTTCCGATGAATTGTTGTTACCGATATAGCCGATGAACTCGATGGACATGTCGTCTCCTTGCTTTGTTCCAGAAGCTCAAAATCCCAGCGCGGCGCGGCCGAGGGTGAGGCGCGTCGAATCGTCCTGCGGCGTGTGCACGCGGCCGCACAGAACGTCGCGATGGTGCCGCTCGAGCGGGTTAGCGCGGGAGAACCCGTGATTGCCCGTCAGCGCGAGCGCATCATCGACTACTGCGATGGCGTTATTGGTGACGGTGAGCTTGATGGCATTGGACTCGGCCGGTGACAGCGCGATCCCGTCATCGAAGTCGCGGGCGAAGCTGTCGATGAGGCGCGCGTTCACCGCGAGCCGCGCCTCGATGCCGCCGAGGATCTCCTGGGCTCGCGGCAAGGTCGCCAGCGGTGCCCCGAGACTTGAGGGTATGCGGTGTTTCAAGAACCCGATCAGCCAATCGCGCGCGGCGCGCGCGATGCCGTCATAGATCGCCGCAATGAACACGCTATGCGTGGCGGCCTGCGTGACGTCGAGGCCGCGCCAAT contains:
- a CDS encoding LLM class flavin-dependent oxidoreductase yields the protein MSIEFIGYIGNNNSSETIVREGPVLNPTHIEAVAKAHENAGFDRALLAFHSTTPDSLQVAQHVLGVTERLNVLIAQRPGFTAPTLLARQFAVLDQFSRGRVALHVITGGNATELRQDGNTLDDKDERYARTSEFLDVVRLEWTSDKPFTYKGRYYQVENGFSQVRPYRPEGIRVYFGGASDAAIDVAGKHADTFALWGESYAQVRDVTSRVRNAAVRQGRATPRFSLSVRPIIAPTEKQAWEKAEAILARATALQDKTGHRKPSDGHATAGARRLLSLADQGSRIDKRLWTEIAKLTGANSNSTALVGTPEQVAEVFGDYYDLGISHFLIRGFDPLIDALEYGRELIPLTRELISKRQLARGGAAE